A DNA window from Tachysurus vachellii isolate PV-2020 chromosome 20, HZAU_Pvac_v1, whole genome shotgun sequence contains the following coding sequences:
- the tmem230a gene encoding transmembrane protein 230a isoform X1: MLLNTFTLCENNQSEATPADLDKVMMPARSSSGGISNNKVKYSRLADSDEGYIDLQFKRSPPKVPYKAIALATFLFLVGSLLIIIGSLLLTGYIHVENPDRTIPVLIIGVLIFLPGFYHLRIAYYASKGYRGYSYDDIPDFDD, from the exons ATGTTGTTAAACACTTTTACTTTGTGTGAAAATAACCAATCTGAAGCCACTCCGGCAGATTTAGACAAA GTCATGATGCCTGCTCGGAGCAGCTCAGGGGGAATCTCTAATAATAAAGTCAAATACTCCAGACTAGCAGACAGCGATGAAGGTTACATCGATCTGCAG TTTAAGAGAAGTCCACCTAAAGTTCCATACAAGGCCATTGCTCTGGCGACGTTTCTCTTCCTGGTCGGTTCGTTATTAATTATTATCGGCTCTCTGCTCCTCACCGGTTACATTCACGTTGAG AATCCAGACCGTACGATTCCCGTGCTCATCATCGGAGTGCTCATCTTCCTCCCTGGCTTTTATCACCTGAGGATCGCCTACTACGCCTCGAAAGGATACCGCGGTTATTCCTACGACGATATTCCAGATTTTGACGACTGA
- the tmem230a gene encoding transmembrane protein 230a isoform X2, protein MMPARSSSGGISNNKVKYSRLADSDEGYIDLQFKRSPPKVPYKAIALATFLFLVGSLLIIIGSLLLTGYIHVENPDRTIPVLIIGVLIFLPGFYHLRIAYYASKGYRGYSYDDIPDFDD, encoded by the exons ATGATGCCTGCTCGGAGCAGCTCAGGGGGAATCTCTAATAATAAAGTCAAATACTCCAGACTAGCAGACAGCGATGAAGGTTACATCGATCTGCAG TTTAAGAGAAGTCCACCTAAAGTTCCATACAAGGCCATTGCTCTGGCGACGTTTCTCTTCCTGGTCGGTTCGTTATTAATTATTATCGGCTCTCTGCTCCTCACCGGTTACATTCACGTTGAG AATCCAGACCGTACGATTCCCGTGCTCATCATCGGAGTGCTCATCTTCCTCCCTGGCTTTTATCACCTGAGGATCGCCTACTACGCCTCGAAAGGATACCGCGGTTATTCCTACGACGATATTCCAGATTTTGACGACTGA